The following are encoded in a window of Perca flavescens isolate YP-PL-M2 chromosome 24, PFLA_1.0, whole genome shotgun sequence genomic DNA:
- the LOC114550800 gene encoding uncharacterized protein LOC114550800 isoform X2: MMGGRKLHIAQFVQCQQQQHSTIDAERVVRKEQQIMTDNEFPEDFLLTVFPFTRDVFLYVPSAMVDLSVFGRDQSSLIQSLRLAHRSLRFRPFHQQMKANIEGPFAAVQALRQDLICRARRLKSTVSAQTAAAKLKETPPNPRVISHQEFVGSVSCSGPKAKLGPASSNCLSTPLQTTGEATEVQSLLSNAKTQNVSSRQKRFP, translated from the exons ATGATGGGTGGCAGGAAATTACATATTGCTCAATTTGTACaatgtcaacaacaacaacattctaCTATTG atGCAGAGAGGGTCGTGCGAAAAGAGCAACAGATCATGACGGACAATGAGTTTCCTGAAGACTTCCTTCTTACAGTGTTTCCCTTCACTAGAGAT GTGTTTTTATACGTCCCCAGCGCTATGGTTGACCTCTCCGTATTCGGCAGAGATCAATCGTCGCTGATTCAGAGTCTGCGTTTAGCTCATAGGTCGCTACGTTTCCGGCCTTTCCATCAGCAGATGAAAGCCAACATTGAAGGGCCTTTCGCTGCCGTCCAGGCCCTGAGACAGGACCTCATCTGCAGGGCCAGACGGCTTAAATCCACAGTCTCAGCCCAAACTGCTGCCGCCAAACTAAAAGAAACTCCTCCTAATCCGAGGGTAATATCTCATCAGGAGTTTGTCGGCTCTGTAAGCTGCAGCGGTCCTAAAGCTAAGCTGGGACCAGCAAGCTCAAACTGCTTATCAACGCCGCTGCAGACCACAGGTGAGGCGACTGAAGTCCAAAGCCTGCTCTCCAATGCAAAAACTCAAAACGTTTCCTCAAGGCAAAAACGTTTCCCTTGA
- the LOC114550800 gene encoding uncharacterized protein LOC114550800 isoform X1: METDSWEGSRTVVVSGVPDVLPVSRMNDKLTIHFQSCRRSGGGDVQVVKYPTSMDRVAFVTFDKIEDAERVVRKEQQIMTDNEFPEDFLLTVFPFTRDVFLYVPSAMVDLSVFGRDQSSLIQSLRLAHRSLRFRPFHQQMKANIEGPFAAVQALRQDLICRARRLKSTVSAQTAAAKLKETPPNPRVISHQEFVGSVSCSGPKAKLGPASSNCLSTPLQTTGEATEVQSLLSNAKTQNVSSRQKRFP, from the exons ATGGAGACCGACTCCTGGGAGGGAAGCAGGACGGTGGTTGTTTCCGGGGTGCCCGACGTGTTACCCGTAAGCAGGATGAATGACAAGCTGACTATTCATTTCCAAAGCTGCAGGAGGAGTGGAGGAGGAGACGTCCAGGTGGTCAAATATCCCACCAGCATGGACCGAGtcgcttttgtcacttttgacaAAATTGAAG atGCAGAGAGGGTCGTGCGAAAAGAGCAACAGATCATGACGGACAATGAGTTTCCTGAAGACTTCCTTCTTACAGTGTTTCCCTTCACTAGAGAT GTGTTTTTATACGTCCCCAGCGCTATGGTTGACCTCTCCGTATTCGGCAGAGATCAATCGTCGCTGATTCAGAGTCTGCGTTTAGCTCATAGGTCGCTACGTTTCCGGCCTTTCCATCAGCAGATGAAAGCCAACATTGAAGGGCCTTTCGCTGCCGTCCAGGCCCTGAGACAGGACCTCATCTGCAGGGCCAGACGGCTTAAATCCACAGTCTCAGCCCAAACTGCTGCCGCCAAACTAAAAGAAACTCCTCCTAATCCGAGGGTAATATCTCATCAGGAGTTTGTCGGCTCTGTAAGCTGCAGCGGTCCTAAAGCTAAGCTGGGACCAGCAAGCTCAAACTGCTTATCAACGCCGCTGCAGACCACAGGTGAGGCGACTGAAGTCCAAAGCCTGCTCTCCAATGCAAAAACTCAAAACGTTTCCTCAAGGCAAAAACGTTTCCCTTGA